From a single Spirochaetota bacterium genomic region:
- the lepB gene encoding signal peptidase I has product MLQFLRVNKSLSETVECPVISGANALRFFGRRLLYIFLLAYSSIFLAVVIPFDGTYAIGGALIAIVLVRLVNHFMKYFVFSGGKMVVSPAAVELYETGGKGVRVPLDDITYVEVNVLGNLVVRQKFVANAFPIELLSREDKDRVLACFEDMAPRRSARLRKVYDFCDAVLVAFILAMHIRQFIIQAYFIPTGSMEDTLLVGDHLLVEKLTYGPTIPKMLGMDKPVCLKWPWSRAPQRNDIIIFMPPGEDARDFIKRCVAVEGDEFRIQEGHIWINGKKMNEPYVKGGDGITSYFGFPDKKLDGTVPKGMVIAMGDHRKNSSDSRAFGYVPVERIKGRAFVLYWNTKQIFSLDFSRLKLIR; this is encoded by the coding sequence ATGCTGCAGTTTTTGCGGGTGAACAAATCCCTCTCGGAAACCGTCGAGTGTCCGGTTATTTCGGGCGCCAACGCGCTCAGGTTTTTCGGGAGGAGGCTTCTTTATATATTCCTGCTCGCCTACTCGTCCATATTCCTCGCGGTCGTCATTCCCTTCGACGGGACCTACGCAATAGGCGGGGCTCTCATCGCGATCGTGCTGGTGCGGCTCGTAAACCATTTCATGAAGTACTTCGTCTTCAGCGGCGGCAAGATGGTCGTTTCCCCCGCGGCGGTCGAGCTGTACGAAACGGGAGGAAAGGGCGTGCGCGTACCCTTGGACGACATCACCTACGTAGAGGTGAATGTGCTCGGGAACCTCGTCGTGCGGCAGAAATTCGTCGCGAACGCGTTCCCCATCGAGTTGCTCTCCCGCGAGGACAAGGACCGCGTGCTCGCCTGTTTCGAGGACATGGCGCCCCGGCGCAGCGCCCGGCTCAGGAAGGTGTACGATTTCTGCGACGCCGTGCTCGTCGCGTTCATCCTGGCCATGCACATACGGCAATTCATCATCCAGGCCTATTTCATCCCCACGGGCTCCATGGAGGACACGCTCCTCGTGGGAGACCACCTGCTCGTGGAAAAGCTCACCTACGGACCCACCATACCGAAAATGCTGGGCATGGACAAGCCCGTCTGTCTCAAGTGGCCCTGGAGCCGCGCCCCGCAGAGAAACGACATCATAATCTTCATGCCCCCCGGCGAGGATGCGCGCGATTTCATAAAGCGCTGCGTCGCCGTCGAAGGGGACGAGTTCAGGATCCAGGAGGGACATATCTGGATCAACGGGAAAAAGATGAACGAGCCCTACGTGAAGGGAGGGGACGGCATCACCTCGTACTTCGGCTTCCCCGACAAGAAGCTCGACGGCACGGTCCCCAAGGGGATGGTCATCGCCATGGGGGATCACCGCAAGAACTCGAGCGACAGCCGCGCGTTCGGGTACGTGCCCGTGGAGCGCATCAAGGGACGCGCGTTTGTGCTCTACTGGAACACGAAGCAGATTTTCTCCCTCGATTTTTCGAGGCTCAAGCTCATTCGATAG